One genomic segment of Amycolatopsis granulosa includes these proteins:
- a CDS encoding ABC transporter permease codes for MFVAWRDLKFAKGRFALMGTVIVLITLLVGLLSGLTAGLREQNISAITGLPADKIAFAAPGEGEKLSYSTSTVTDSQWQQWAKTPGVRSAEPLGITTTKASAGNKSTGVSAFGVQPGSALAPDGNKLDDQAAVLSTTAADDLGVTTGDTFTLAGQKLTVAAVSGDAFFSHTPVIWTSLHAWQKIAPPTGKTDGVSATVIALTTTSSSDLGAADAAAATETVVKDDSLSAIGSYTSENGSLQLMRGFLFAISALVIGAFFTVWTIQRSGDVAVLKALGASTANLLKDALGQAVILLTGGTLTGIGIAAGLGALVAGSAVPFLLTPATVLIPAVVMIALGALGAAMSIRRITSVDPLTALGSTR; via the coding sequence GTGTTCGTCGCCTGGAGAGACCTGAAGTTCGCCAAGGGGCGCTTCGCCCTGATGGGAACCGTGATCGTGTTGATCACCCTGCTGGTCGGGCTGTTGTCCGGGCTGACGGCCGGTCTGCGGGAGCAGAACATCTCCGCGATCACCGGCCTGCCCGCGGACAAGATCGCCTTCGCCGCGCCCGGCGAGGGCGAGAAACTGTCGTACTCCACCTCCACCGTCACCGACAGTCAGTGGCAGCAGTGGGCCAAGACACCCGGCGTGAGGAGCGCCGAACCGCTGGGCATCACCACCACCAAGGCCAGCGCCGGCAACAAGAGCACCGGCGTTTCGGCCTTCGGCGTGCAGCCCGGATCCGCGCTCGCCCCCGACGGCAACAAGCTCGACGACCAGGCAGCGGTCCTGTCCACCACCGCCGCCGACGACCTCGGCGTGACGACCGGCGACACCTTCACCCTCGCCGGGCAGAAGCTGACCGTCGCCGCCGTGAGCGGGGACGCCTTCTTCAGCCACACCCCGGTCATCTGGACCAGCCTGCACGCCTGGCAGAAGATCGCGCCCCCCACCGGCAAGACCGACGGGGTGTCCGCGACCGTCATCGCCCTGACCACCACCTCCAGCTCCGACCTCGGCGCCGCCGACGCGGCCGCGGCCACCGAAACGGTCGTCAAGGACGACTCCCTGTCCGCGATCGGCTCCTACACCTCCGAAAATGGCTCCCTGCAGCTCATGCGGGGCTTCCTGTTCGCGATCTCCGCCCTGGTCATCGGCGCCTTCTTCACCGTGTGGACCATCCAGCGCAGTGGCGATGTCGCCGTCCTCAAAGCACTGGGCGCCTCCACCGCCAACCTCCTCAAGGACGCCCTCGGGCAAGCGGTGATCCTGCTGACCGGCGGCACCCTCACCGGCATCGGCATCGCCGCAGGGCTGGGCGCGCTCGTGGCCGGGTCGGCCGTGCCGTTCCTCCTCACCCCCGCCACCGTCCTGATCCCGGCCGTCGTGATGATCGCGCTCGGCGCGCTCGGTGCCGCCATGTCCATCCGCCGCATCACCTCCGTCGACCCGCTGACCGCCCTCGGGAGCACCCGATGA
- a CDS encoding ABC transporter ATP-binding protein: MSLNLTDVTLTYPDGENRLTALDQVTLRVPKGTLTAVVGPSGSGKSSLLAVAATLITPDTGTVTIDGHTTTGLTRADLTDLRRRKIGIVFQQPNLLPSLTAAEQLQVMAQINGRKPRTARTRAMELLEAVGMADHGHRRPHQLSGGQRQRVNIARALMNDPTVLLVDEPTSALDHERGAAVIDVITRLTHQQATATVLVTHDRSHLTAVDQIAEVQDGRLHLPAAAGGARGLPSAGASRCSHPEGHEHAARTAAP; encoded by the coding sequence ATGAGCCTCAACCTGACCGACGTCACCCTCACCTACCCCGACGGCGAGAACCGCCTCACTGCCCTGGACCAGGTCACCCTGCGAGTGCCGAAGGGCACCCTGACCGCGGTCGTCGGCCCCTCCGGCTCCGGCAAGTCCAGCCTCCTCGCTGTCGCCGCCACCCTGATCACCCCCGACACCGGCACCGTGACCATCGACGGCCACACCACCACCGGCCTGACCCGCGCAGACCTCACCGACCTTCGCCGCCGGAAGATCGGCATCGTCTTCCAGCAGCCCAACCTGCTGCCCTCCCTCACCGCCGCCGAACAGCTTCAGGTCATGGCCCAGATCAACGGCCGCAAGCCTCGCACGGCCCGCACCCGGGCCATGGAACTGCTCGAGGCCGTCGGCATGGCCGACCACGGCCACCGGCGGCCCCATCAGCTCTCCGGCGGCCAGCGCCAGCGCGTCAACATCGCCCGGGCCCTGATGAACGACCCCACCGTCCTCCTGGTCGATGAGCCCACCAGCGCCCTCGATCACGAACGAGGCGCCGCCGTCATCGACGTGATCACCCGACTCACCCACCAGCAGGCCACCGCCACCGTTCTGGTCACCCACGACCGCAGTCACCTGACGGCCGTCGACCAGATCGCCGAAGTCCAGGACGGCCGCCTCCACCTACCCGCCGCGGCCGGTGGGGCAAGGGGCCTACCGTCGGCAGGCGCCTCGCGATGCTCGCATCCGGAGGGACACGAGCACGCGGCCAGGACCGCGGCGCCATGA
- a CDS encoding zinc-binding dehydrogenase: MRALLQTSFDGPQDLQVSEVPVPSPGPGELLVRVTAAGVNFADVMQTRGTYEGGPTPPYVAGFEAAGEVVARGPGAGGPEPGTHVIGAGSGAFAEYVVMPAAAAAPVPDGWTGEQALGLVLNWATALAALRPLGRLAAGETVLVHAAAGAVGQAAVRMAKHYGATVIATASPAKHEAVRALGADHVLDYHGDVAAELQRLGGADLVLESIGGATFRDSLAAAKRITGRVVVFGMAAGEAAITNRDLNFAHPVQVMGLHIGVLSEAAPRMFDELLRELAALRAAGVYPPGQPTVHDLAEGPKVLAAVESRATVGKQALRP, encoded by the coding sequence GTGAGAGCTTTGCTGCAGACATCGTTCGACGGTCCCCAGGACCTGCAGGTGTCCGAGGTGCCCGTGCCGTCACCGGGGCCCGGCGAGCTGCTGGTCCGTGTCACCGCGGCGGGGGTGAATTTCGCCGACGTGATGCAGACCCGCGGCACCTACGAAGGCGGTCCGACACCGCCCTACGTCGCCGGGTTCGAAGCGGCCGGCGAGGTCGTCGCGCGGGGCCCGGGAGCCGGCGGCCCCGAACCAGGCACGCACGTCATCGGCGCCGGGTCAGGGGCGTTCGCCGAGTACGTGGTGATGCCCGCCGCCGCGGCCGCGCCGGTCCCGGACGGTTGGACCGGCGAGCAGGCGCTCGGCCTGGTCTTGAACTGGGCGACCGCACTGGCGGCGCTGCGGCCGCTCGGACGCCTCGCCGCCGGGGAGACAGTGCTGGTCCACGCCGCCGCTGGCGCTGTCGGGCAGGCCGCGGTGCGGATGGCGAAGCACTACGGCGCCACCGTGATCGCGACCGCCTCACCGGCCAAGCACGAGGCGGTGCGAGCGCTGGGCGCGGACCACGTGCTCGACTACCACGGCGACGTCGCCGCCGAGCTGCAGCGCCTGGGCGGGGCCGACCTGGTGCTGGAGTCGATCGGCGGCGCGACCTTCCGGGACAGCCTCGCCGCGGCGAAGCGGATCACCGGCCGGGTCGTGGTCTTCGGCATGGCGGCCGGAGAGGCGGCGATCACCAACCGGGACCTGAACTTCGCCCACCCGGTGCAGGTGATGGGCCTGCACATCGGCGTGCTGAGCGAAGCCGCGCCCCGGATGTTCGACGAGCTGCTGCGCGAGCTGGCCGCGCTGCGCGCCGCCGGGGTGTACCCGCCGGGACAACCGACGGTGCACGACCTCGCCGAGGGACCGAAGGTGCTCGCCGCAGTGGAATCACGAGCCACCGTGGGCAAGCAGGCGCTGCGCCCCTGA
- a CDS encoding MerR family transcriptional regulator produces the protein MRIGELARRSGVSVRALRHYEAEGLLVPGRSGNGYRDYGEDAEELVRQIRELIESGLPTRLIREVLPTADSALCPPMVEQVAGYRDQLNRRIECLTRTRDALNTYLAAVHA, from the coding sequence ATGAGGATCGGTGAACTCGCCCGGCGGAGCGGGGTCAGTGTCCGCGCGTTGCGCCACTACGAAGCCGAGGGCCTGCTGGTCCCGGGCCGGTCCGGCAACGGCTACCGGGATTACGGCGAGGACGCCGAGGAGCTGGTCCGCCAGATCCGCGAGCTGATCGAGTCCGGGCTGCCCACGCGGCTCATCCGGGAGGTGCTGCCCACCGCGGACTCGGCGCTGTGCCCGCCCATGGTGGAACAGGTAGCCGGGTACCGCGACCAGCTCAACCGGCGGATCGAGTGCCTCACTCGCACGCGTGACGCGCTGAACACCTACCTCGCTGCGGTGCACGCTTGA